One window of Marinobacterium aestuarii genomic DNA carries:
- a CDS encoding glutathione S-transferase family protein, with translation MAIKIHDFPLSGHAHRARLFASLIGVDVELVFVDLVAGEHKTPEYRHKNKFGQVPMLEDGDTIVADSNAILVYLAKKFDKADWLPEDPAGAAQVQRWLSIAAGQIAFGPAAARLITLFGAKLHADEVIARAHAVLKIIDQELHDNRFITGNNITIADVALYSYIASAPEGNVELTPYGNINRWLARIEALPGFVSFAHSNVGLRKSA, from the coding sequence ATGGCTATCAAGATTCATGATTTCCCGCTTTCGGGTCACGCCCACAGAGCGCGCCTGTTTGCGTCCCTGATTGGCGTTGATGTCGAACTTGTCTTCGTCGACCTCGTCGCCGGTGAGCATAAAACACCGGAGTATCGGCACAAGAACAAGTTCGGCCAGGTGCCCATGCTAGAGGACGGTGACACTATCGTCGCCGATTCAAACGCGATCCTGGTTTACCTGGCGAAGAAGTTCGACAAAGCCGACTGGCTCCCCGAAGACCCGGCAGGCGCCGCCCAGGTGCAGCGTTGGCTCTCCATTGCGGCAGGCCAGATCGCGTTCGGCCCGGCTGCCGCTCGCCTGATCACGCTTTTCGGCGCCAAACTGCATGCCGATGAAGTCATCGCGCGCGCCCATGCGGTGCTAAAGATTATTGACCAAGAGCTACACGACAACCGATTCATCACCGGTAACAACATCACCATCGCGGACGTTGCGCTTTACAGCTATATCGCCAGTGCACCTGAGGGCAATGTTGAGCTGACACCCTATGGCAATATCAATCGCTGGCTGGCACGCATAGAAGCCCTGCCAGGCTTTGTGTCTTTTGCACACAGCAACGTCGGGCTGCGCAAGAGCGCCTGA
- a CDS encoding MarR family winged helix-turn-helix transcriptional regulator — translation MNTERQPDAVDAILAQWRRERPDLDVSPMATIGRLKRCSALMQRRLDEAFSAFGLTIWEFDVLATLRRAGAPHCLAPTALFSTLMVTSGTMTHRMQRLEASGWVERVANPDDARSKLVRLTPAGLELIDHAVEAHVDNEHRILAPLSAADLSTLEASLAGLLAVLEPARD, via the coding sequence ATGAATACAGAACGACAGCCCGATGCAGTAGACGCCATCCTGGCCCAATGGCGACGTGAGCGGCCAGACCTGGATGTAAGCCCCATGGCGACCATCGGCCGCCTGAAACGTTGCTCTGCACTGATGCAACGCAGGCTGGATGAAGCCTTCTCGGCCTTTGGCCTGACGATCTGGGAGTTTGATGTACTGGCGACCCTGCGCCGCGCAGGCGCGCCCCATTGCCTGGCCCCCACAGCACTGTTCTCCACCCTGATGGTCACCTCCGGCACCATGACTCACCGCATGCAGCGCCTGGAAGCCAGCGGCTGGGTAGAGCGGGTCGCCAATCCGGACGATGCCCGCAGCAAGCTGGTGCGGCTAACGCCGGCCGGGCTCGAATTGATTGATCACGCAGTAGAAGCCCATGTGGACAACGAGCACCGCATACTGGCGCCGCTAAGTGCCGCCGACCTGAGCACTCTGGAAGCCAGTCTCGCCGGTCTGCTGGCGGTACTGGAGCCGGCCAGGGACTGA
- a CDS encoding EamA family transporter — translation MRNRTQHPVWVDVLITALAPAIWGSTYIVTTELLPPDRPFTAAVLRTLPAGIVLVLLGRHLLRRPEWGRLVILAALNIGVFQALLFVAAYRLPGGLAAVVGAIQPLLVMGLAWSVDRRQPAWLAVVASLIGVAGMAALLLAPGAHWDLVGIAAALVGAACMAGGTFLTRRWRPDVPLLAFTGWQLLVGGLMLLPVAWLVDPPLPPLSTSAVLGYVYLSLFGALLAYVLWFRGIARLSPVAVSSLGLLSPLTAVVLGWALLGQAMTGVALFGFVAVLGSILAVQWASSSGPVPVVSPLVGCPAEVPAQSTK, via the coding sequence ATGCGCAATCGCACACAACATCCCGTCTGGGTCGATGTACTGATTACCGCTCTGGCGCCAGCCATCTGGGGTTCTACCTATATAGTGACTACCGAACTGCTGCCGCCGGACCGGCCTTTTACCGCGGCGGTGCTGCGCACGCTTCCCGCCGGCATAGTGCTGGTGCTGCTGGGGCGTCACCTGTTGCGCCGGCCTGAGTGGGGGCGCCTGGTTATATTGGCCGCACTCAATATTGGCGTTTTTCAGGCGTTACTCTTTGTCGCCGCCTACCGTTTGCCCGGTGGTCTGGCAGCCGTTGTGGGAGCCATTCAGCCGCTATTGGTTATGGGCCTGGCCTGGTCTGTCGACAGGCGCCAGCCGGCCTGGCTGGCGGTCGTGGCAAGCCTGATCGGTGTGGCGGGCATGGCTGCGCTGCTGCTGGCGCCAGGTGCCCACTGGGATCTTGTCGGTATAGCGGCGGCACTGGTGGGGGCGGCCTGCATGGCCGGTGGCACCTTTCTAACGCGGCGCTGGCGGCCCGATGTTCCGCTGCTGGCCTTTACCGGTTGGCAGCTGTTGGTGGGTGGGCTGATGCTGCTGCCGGTGGCCTGGCTTGTTGATCCGCCGCTGCCGCCGCTGAGTACCAGCGCGGTGTTGGGCTATGTTTATCTGTCGCTGTTTGGCGCCCTGCTGGCCTATGTGCTCTGGTTTCGCGGTATTGCCCGGCTGTCGCCGGTGGCGGTGTCCTCGCTGGGATTGCTGAGCCCGCTGACGGCCGTGGTGCTGGGCTGGGCGCTGCTTGGCCAGGCCATGACTGGCGTTGCGCTCTTCGGCTTCGTGGCAGTGCTCGGCAGTATTCTCGCTGTGCAGTGGGCATCCAGCTCAGGCCCTGTGCCTGTGGTTTCGCCCCTAGTGGGCTGCCCGGCTGAGGTTCCTGCTCAATCAACTAAATGA
- a CDS encoding nitroreductase family protein, producing the protein MTNPIKLLIESRASTGRFDPARGLSEHEVSELVRLATRAPSAFNVQNWKFVAVRSLEAKARLKAAAFNQPQVEDAAVTFIVCGTLGAHLDMPRVLQPSVDAGIVPQAVADGWVAMAAASHRDNPQLQRDEAFRSASLAAMTLMLAAEGMGFSTGAMSGFDTDAVTAAFGLDASEVPVMLVTAGYGLANNWPQKPRRPLHEVMTFA; encoded by the coding sequence ATGACTAATCCAATCAAGCTGCTTATTGAGTCCCGTGCGTCCACGGGGCGTTTTGATCCCGCCCGGGGGCTGTCGGAGCATGAGGTGAGCGAGCTGGTGAGGCTGGCGACTCGGGCGCCTTCTGCCTTTAACGTGCAGAACTGGAAGTTCGTTGCCGTGCGTAGCCTGGAGGCGAAGGCGCGGCTTAAGGCTGCGGCGTTTAACCAGCCACAGGTCGAGGATGCGGCAGTTACCTTTATTGTCTGCGGAACGCTTGGCGCCCACCTGGATATGCCCCGGGTACTGCAGCCGTCCGTTGATGCCGGCATAGTGCCCCAGGCGGTGGCTGATGGGTGGGTCGCGATGGCCGCAGCATCGCACCGGGATAATCCGCAGCTGCAGCGTGACGAAGCATTTCGCTCCGCGTCTTTGGCCGCCATGACGCTGATGCTGGCGGCCGAGGGTATGGGGTTCTCTACTGGTGCCATGAGTGGCTTTGACACCGATGCAGTGACGGCGGCTTTTGGCCTTGATGCCAGTGAAGTACCGGTGATGCTGGTGACGGCAGGCTACGGACTGGCGAATAACTGGCCGCAGAAGCCGCGTCGCCCCCTGCACGAGGTGATGACATTCGCCTGA
- the hutH gene encoding histidine ammonia-lyase has translation MYTLTIQPGQMTLAQLRAVAQAPVELMLQPSSHAAIKASADAVSRAIAQGRVVYGINTGFGLLANTRIAPEDLELLQRSIVLSHAAGIGALMSEATVRLMMTLKINSLARGYSGIRLEVIEALIQLVNAQVYPCVPQKGSVGASGDLAPLAHMSTVLLGEGEVLYRGERMSGAEGLRIAGLEPVTLAPKEGLALLNGTQASTAFALEGLFAAEDLFAAGIVAGASSVEAALGSRRPFDARVHEVRGQLGQIEAARAYRHLLGEASQLGDSHQGCEKVQDPYSLRCQPQVMGACLQQIRQAAEVLLVESNAVSDNPLVFTETDEFISAGNFHAEPVAMAADNLALALAEIGSLSERRMALLIDSSLSKLPPFLVDNGGVNSGFMIAQVTGAALASENKSLAHPASVDSLPTSANQEDHVSMATFAARRLRYMAENTSGILAVEYLAACQGLDFRAPLKAAELIEAAKAELRALVPFYDKDRYFAPDIENAQQLIRSGSLNAYMPPGLLPSV, from the coding sequence ATGTATACACTGACTATCCAGCCCGGCCAGATGACACTGGCGCAATTGCGCGCCGTGGCACAGGCGCCCGTTGAGCTGATGCTGCAGCCTTCCAGCCACGCTGCCATCAAGGCCAGCGCCGATGCCGTGTCCCGAGCCATTGCGCAGGGACGTGTGGTCTACGGTATCAATACCGGCTTTGGCCTGCTGGCCAATACCCGTATCGCACCTGAAGATCTCGAGCTGCTGCAACGCAGTATTGTGTTGTCCCATGCCGCCGGCATTGGTGCCCTGATGAGTGAAGCCACTGTGCGCCTGATGATGACGCTGAAGATCAACTCGCTGGCCCGGGGCTATTCCGGTATCCGGCTGGAAGTGATTGAGGCGCTGATCCAGCTGGTCAACGCCCAGGTGTATCCCTGTGTGCCACAAAAGGGTTCGGTGGGTGCGTCCGGGGATCTGGCACCGCTGGCCCACATGAGTACGGTGCTGCTGGGTGAAGGCGAAGTGCTCTATCGCGGCGAGCGCATGTCCGGTGCTGAAGGCCTGCGCATTGCCGGCCTCGAGCCTGTTACCCTGGCGCCCAAGGAGGGTCTTGCACTGCTCAATGGCACTCAGGCGTCAACCGCCTTTGCCCTTGAAGGCCTGTTCGCCGCCGAGGATCTGTTCGCTGCAGGCATAGTGGCCGGTGCGTCCTCGGTTGAGGCAGCGCTGGGCAGTCGCCGTCCCTTTGATGCCCGCGTACATGAAGTGCGGGGCCAGCTGGGCCAGATTGAAGCGGCGCGCGCCTATCGGCATTTGCTGGGTGAGGCATCACAGCTGGGTGATTCCCACCAGGGGTGTGAAAAGGTGCAAGACCCCTATTCCCTGCGCTGTCAGCCCCAGGTGATGGGCGCCTGTCTGCAACAGATCCGTCAGGCGGCCGAGGTGCTGCTGGTGGAATCGAATGCCGTATCGGATAACCCGCTGGTGTTTACCGAGACCGACGAGTTTATCTCCGCCGGCAACTTCCACGCTGAGCCGGTCGCCATGGCGGCCGATAATCTGGCGCTGGCACTGGCCGAAATAGGCTCACTGTCGGAGCGGCGCATGGCGCTGCTGATCGACTCCAGCCTGAGTAAACTGCCACCCTTCCTGGTGGACAATGGCGGCGTCAATTCCGGCTTCATGATCGCCCAGGTCACCGGTGCCGCCCTGGCCTCGGAGAACAAGTCACTGGCACACCCTGCCAGCGTCGACAGCCTGCCGACGTCTGCCAATCAGGAAGACCATGTTTCCATGGCAACCTTTGCGGCACGGCGGTTGCGCTACATGGCCGAAAACACCTCTGGCATTCTGGCGGTGGAATATCTCGCGGCCTGTCAGGGGCTGGATTTCCGGGCGCCGCTCAAGGCCGCCGAGCTGATTGAAGCGGCCAAAGCAGAGCTGCGTGCCCTGGTCCCTTTCTATGACAAGGATCGCTACTTTGCACCCGACATAGAAAATGCACAGCAGCTGATCCGCAGCGGCAGCCTGAACGCCTACATGCCGCCGGGGCTGTTGCCGAGCGTCTGA
- a CDS encoding Na+/H+ antiporter family protein, producing the protein MNAVLVSVLSMLLLSLARINVVISLITASLLGGVIGGLSIEQTVSSFNGGLGGGAQIALSYALLGAFAVAISKSGIPHMLAQSIATLLGQSGSARRIGQIRYGLIGVIMLVSVSSQNLIPIHIAFIPLLIPPLLFVMSRLRMDRRLVACVLTFGLVTPYMLLPVGFGSIFLNDILLANISKSGLDVSGIDPFRAMLIPALGMIAGLLIAVFISYRGKRDYDEALIARVESRAVTYCGRTLLVALGAILGAFVVQLWTDSMILGGLIGFLIFSLSGVLKWSEGDDAFTEGMKMLAMVGFIMIAASGFAQVLRDTGHIASLVSASAALVGDHPGLAALAMLLVGLVITLGIGSSFSTIPIIAAIYVPLAMELGFSAMAIVALVGTAAALGDAGSPASDSTLGPTAGLNVDGQHNHIWDTVVPTFLHYNLPLLLFGWAAASIL; encoded by the coding sequence ATGAACGCTGTTCTGGTCAGTGTGCTGTCGATGTTGCTGCTGAGCCTGGCGCGCATCAATGTGGTGATCTCCCTGATTACGGCATCCCTGCTGGGGGGCGTTATCGGTGGCCTGTCGATCGAGCAGACGGTGAGTTCTTTCAATGGCGGCCTTGGCGGTGGTGCCCAGATTGCATTGAGCTATGCCCTGCTCGGCGCATTCGCGGTGGCCATCTCCAAATCGGGCATTCCCCATATGCTGGCCCAGAGCATTGCGACCCTGCTTGGTCAGAGTGGTAGCGCGCGGCGTATTGGCCAGATCCGTTACGGCCTGATCGGCGTCATCATGCTGGTGTCGGTTTCGTCGCAGAACCTTATCCCGATCCATATCGCCTTTATTCCGCTGCTGATCCCGCCACTGCTTTTCGTTATGTCGCGGCTGCGCATGGACAGGCGTCTGGTGGCCTGTGTGCTGACCTTTGGCCTGGTCACGCCCTATATGCTGTTGCCGGTTGGGTTTGGCTCGATCTTTCTCAACGATATCCTGCTGGCCAACATCAGCAAGAGCGGCCTGGATGTCTCCGGCATAGACCCGTTCAGAGCGATGCTGATTCCGGCTCTTGGCATGATTGCCGGTCTGCTGATTGCGGTCTTTATCAGCTACCGCGGCAAACGCGATTATGACGAGGCGCTGATTGCCCGGGTTGAAAGTCGCGCCGTGACCTATTGTGGCCGCACCCTGCTGGTGGCGCTGGGCGCAATTTTGGGAGCCTTTGTTGTTCAGCTCTGGACCGACTCGATGATACTCGGCGGCCTGATCGGCTTTTTGATTTTCTCGCTCTCGGGTGTCTTGAAATGGAGCGAAGGTGACGATGCCTTTACCGAGGGCATGAAGATGCTGGCCATGGTGGGCTTTATCATGATCGCTGCCAGCGGCTTTGCTCAGGTGCTGCGCGACACCGGCCATATCGCTTCCCTGGTGAGTGCCTCTGCCGCTCTGGTGGGTGACCACCCTGGGCTGGCGGCGCTGGCGATGCTGCTGGTCGGGCTGGTGATTACACTGGGAATTGGCTCGTCATTCTCGACCATCCCGATTATTGCCGCTATCTATGTGCCCCTGGCGATGGAGCTGGGTTTCTCTGCCATGGCCATCGTTGCGCTGGTGGGGACGGCGGCGGCGCTGGGTGATGCGGGTTCGCCGGCATCGGATTCGACGCTAGGCCCAACGGCCGGATTGAATGTGGATGGTCAGCATAACCACATCTGGGACACGGTAGTGCCCACCTTCCTGCACTACAACCTGCCCTTGCTGCTGTTCGGATGGGCTGCTGCCAGCATCCTCTAG
- a CDS encoding DUF808 domain-containing protein, with product MAGTSLLALLDDIATVLDDITILSKVAAKKTAGVLGDDLALNAEQVTGVRAERELPVVWAVAKGSFKNKLILVPGALLISVIAPWLIIPMLMIGGTYLCFEGFEKIAHGFLHSKEEEASQHLEKIKALSDPKVDLVAYEKAKIQGAIRTDFVLSAEIIVIALGIVSEASFMTQVAVVSLIAFGMTIVVYSLVGAIVKLDDAGLHLLQRHREDPARSLSRWFGTALLRFAPILMKTLSIVGTAAMFLVGGGILLHGVPGAGEMLHPVIEAAAALPAGAFWAFITEPLINALVGVLAGAIAVLVLTPVLRLWQKLRPSTPSA from the coding sequence ATGGCCGGCACCAGCCTTCTTGCCTTGCTAGACGATATCGCCACCGTACTGGATGACATCACCATTCTGTCCAAGGTGGCGGCAAAAAAAACCGCCGGTGTACTGGGCGATGACCTCGCCCTCAATGCAGAGCAGGTGACAGGCGTACGGGCGGAACGTGAGCTGCCGGTGGTCTGGGCTGTGGCCAAAGGCTCGTTCAAGAACAAGCTGATCCTGGTGCCGGGCGCTCTGCTTATCAGCGTTATCGCGCCCTGGCTCATCATCCCCATGCTGATGATCGGCGGTACCTATCTGTGTTTCGAAGGCTTTGAAAAAATTGCCCACGGCTTTTTGCATAGCAAGGAGGAGGAGGCCAGTCAGCACCTTGAAAAGATCAAGGCACTGAGTGACCCCAAGGTCGACCTGGTGGCCTATGAAAAAGCCAAGATCCAGGGTGCGATCCGCACCGACTTCGTGTTGTCCGCCGAGATCATCGTTATTGCGCTGGGCATCGTCAGTGAAGCGAGCTTTATGACCCAGGTCGCCGTCGTCAGCCTGATCGCCTTTGGCATGACCATAGTGGTCTACAGCCTGGTTGGCGCTATCGTCAAGCTGGATGACGCCGGCCTCCATCTGCTGCAACGCCACCGAGAAGACCCGGCACGCAGCCTGAGCCGCTGGTTCGGAACAGCACTGCTGCGCTTTGCTCCGATCCTTATGAAGACGCTGTCGATCGTTGGAACGGCCGCCATGTTTCTGGTTGGTGGCGGCATTCTGCTACATGGAGTACCGGGCGCAGGCGAGATGCTGCACCCGGTTATTGAAGCGGCCGCAGCGCTGCCTGCTGGCGCATTCTGGGCCTTTATCACTGAGCCTCTGATCAACGCACTCGTCGGCGTGCTGGCGGGTGCCATCGCCGTTCTGGTGCTGACTCCCGTACTGCGCCTGTGGCAAAAACTGCGTCCGAGCACTCCCTCTGCCTGA
- a CDS encoding LysR substrate-binding domain-containing protein translates to MMDISDLQVFKAVVDSGGISRAAEQLHRVPSNVTARIQKLEQALQQPLFLREKNRLKITPAGKRLLVYAEQMLRLRQQAIDDLTDPEPGGTLRIGSMESTSAAHLPPILSAYHREFSLVDIELRTGASGTLVDLVLQGELDVALAADPVPDDRLCMHPCFEEQLLIVKPAALSHSCGAAELPEPLSVVTFTQSCSYRNRIQRWLDGDNRRPDRTIEIPSHHTMLACVLAGMGIALVPRAVLALHPQFSELATEDPGADISLATTWLIWRKDSTLPSITAFRDTIDRHIKATAADNSKDGGT, encoded by the coding sequence ATGATGGATATTTCAGACCTGCAGGTCTTCAAGGCTGTTGTCGACAGCGGTGGTATCTCCAGGGCTGCGGAACAGCTCCACCGGGTGCCTTCCAATGTGACGGCGCGCATCCAGAAACTGGAACAGGCGCTGCAGCAACCGTTGTTTCTGCGGGAGAAAAACCGTCTCAAAATTACGCCGGCCGGTAAACGCCTGCTGGTCTACGCCGAGCAGATGCTGCGGCTCAGACAGCAGGCCATAGACGACCTGACCGACCCAGAACCCGGCGGCACCCTGCGTATCGGCTCAATGGAAAGCACCTCGGCCGCCCACCTGCCGCCCATACTGAGCGCCTACCACCGCGAGTTTTCCCTGGTTGATATCGAGCTCAGAACCGGCGCCTCAGGCACACTGGTAGACTTGGTGCTGCAAGGGGAACTGGATGTTGCACTGGCAGCCGACCCGGTGCCGGATGATCGCCTCTGCATGCACCCCTGTTTTGAGGAACAGCTGCTGATCGTCAAGCCTGCCGCACTCAGCCACAGCTGCGGAGCGGCCGAACTGCCTGAGCCGCTGTCGGTTGTGACCTTTACCCAGAGCTGCTCATACCGCAACCGGATTCAGCGTTGGCTCGATGGCGACAACCGCAGGCCCGACAGAACCATCGAAATACCCAGCCATCACACCATGCTTGCCTGTGTACTGGCCGGCATGGGCATCGCGCTCGTGCCCCGGGCGGTACTGGCGCTGCATCCTCAGTTCAGCGAGCTGGCCACCGAAGATCCCGGAGCCGACATCAGCCTGGCGACCACCTGGCTGATCTGGCGCAAGGACTCAACGCTGCCCAGCATCACCGCCTTCAGGGACACCATCGACAGGCACATCAAGGCCACTGCTGCCGACAACAGCAAAGACGGCGGCACCTGA
- a CDS encoding DMT family transporter, which yields MENSIGSTNSSAGTTRGLLYALGAVLIWSGFILVSRAGALASLAMTDMLAVRFGTALVLLAPLVWIKRRDLFNLRILVLGAIGGLGYGAFVYAGFERAPATHAALLLPGLMPVMIAVMAYLFAAERKPAVVWLGIAVSSLGIGVLLLNTLLESTRFWLGDLCFVLACFFWAIYTVLLRAWRVPAWTATVGVVMVSGGLYLPFYLGLFYQGFSEQSWALIIGQGFYQGVLATIVQMLLYVRAVQLLGATRMGALMALVPVLAGGLAVPLFGEVLSPILMLSIGLVILGSVVGNLPQSWVTLPWLCRLPRSGAHT from the coding sequence ATGGAGAATAGCATAGGCAGTACCAACAGCAGCGCTGGAACCACTCGGGGGCTGCTCTATGCGCTGGGCGCCGTGCTGATCTGGAGTGGCTTTATTCTGGTGTCCAGGGCCGGTGCGCTGGCGTCGCTGGCGATGACTGACATGCTGGCTGTGCGCTTTGGCACGGCTCTGGTGCTGCTGGCGCCGCTGGTCTGGATAAAGCGCCGGGATCTGTTCAACCTGCGAATTCTGGTACTGGGGGCGATCGGTGGCCTGGGCTACGGCGCCTTCGTCTATGCCGGTTTTGAGCGGGCGCCGGCCACCCATGCTGCCCTGCTGTTGCCAGGGTTAATGCCGGTCATGATTGCCGTGATGGCATATCTGTTTGCGGCCGAGAGAAAGCCTGCCGTGGTCTGGCTGGGTATCGCTGTAAGCAGTCTGGGTATCGGGGTCTTGCTGCTCAATACCCTGCTGGAGTCGACGCGCTTCTGGTTGGGTGACCTGTGCTTTGTGCTGGCGTGCTTCTTCTGGGCTATCTATACGGTGCTGTTGCGGGCCTGGAGGGTGCCGGCCTGGACCGCAACGGTGGGTGTGGTAATGGTGTCGGGCGGGCTCTATCTGCCATTTTACCTTGGCCTGTTCTACCAGGGTTTCAGTGAGCAAAGCTGGGCGCTGATTATAGGCCAGGGCTTCTATCAGGGCGTGCTGGCGACCATAGTGCAGATGCTGCTGTATGTGCGTGCCGTGCAATTGCTCGGTGCCACCCGTATGGGAGCATTGATGGCGCTGGTGCCGGTGCTGGCGGGCGGGCTCGCCGTGCCGCTGTTCGGGGAAGTGCTGTCGCCGATACTGATGCTCAGTATTGGGCTGGTGATACTGGGGTCGGTGGTTGGCAATCTGCCACAGAGCTGGGTGACCTTGCCATGGTTGTGCCGGCTGCCAAGGTCTGGCGCCCATACTTGA
- the glyS gene encoding glycine--tRNA ligase subunit beta, protein MMTQDFLFELGTEELPPKALLKLSQALESEIRKGIEAVLGQGAAELLKPAVFRSFAAPRRLALLIKQLCTEVPASEFFVQGPPARIAFDASGAPSKALEGFARKCGTSVDQLTEMDGKMCFRQLSAATPLTEALPAIIQQALDKLPIPKRMRWGASRTEFVRPVKWVALLFGDQVLDCEIIGLKAGRTTRGHRFHYNQEIELRAPADYEQVLQEQGYVIADFAKRRELIRSQLLSEAARIGGQVVIDPALLDEVTALNEWPVALTGRFEERFLAVPSQALISSMADNQKYFHLLDAKGQLMPYFITVANIESKDPQQIIHGNEKVIRPRLADAAFFFENDKKTTLAERCDKLESIVFQKDLGSLYAKTKRVAHLAGFIASCIGSNPEWAERAALLSKCDLVTEMVLEFPELQGLMGYHYALNDGEPMDVALAQNEQYMPRFAGDELPESLTGAAVAIADRLDTLTGLFGINQPPTGSKDPFALRRATVGVLRIMVEKELDLDLSELLKVAADGHASLPARDGLEERVLDFMLDRLRAWYEDRDIAVETFLAVHALRPTRPLDFDRRVRAVAHFRTLPEADALAAGNKRVSNILSKQESQGNAAVSESLLQEAAEKELFSRVQAMQLELQPAFDSGDYQTALEQLADLRGVVDRFFEEVMVNADDEAVRNNRLALLAQLRGLFLGVADISVIGS, encoded by the coding sequence ATGATGACCCAAGATTTCCTGTTTGAACTGGGCACCGAAGAGCTGCCCCCCAAGGCACTGCTGAAACTTTCCCAAGCGCTGGAAAGCGAAATCCGCAAGGGCATCGAAGCGGTACTGGGCCAGGGCGCCGCCGAGCTGCTCAAGCCCGCCGTTTTTCGCTCCTTCGCCGCCCCGCGCCGCCTCGCGCTGCTGATCAAACAGCTGTGCACCGAAGTCCCGGCCAGCGAATTTTTCGTGCAGGGTCCGCCGGCCCGAATCGCCTTCGACGCCAGTGGCGCACCCAGCAAGGCACTGGAAGGCTTTGCCCGCAAGTGCGGCACCAGCGTTGATCAGCTGACCGAGATGGACGGCAAGATGTGCTTTCGCCAGCTATCCGCCGCAACCCCACTGACCGAAGCGCTGCCGGCGATTATTCAGCAGGCGCTCGACAAGCTGCCGATCCCCAAGCGCATGCGCTGGGGTGCATCCCGTACCGAGTTTGTGCGCCCGGTGAAATGGGTTGCCCTGCTGTTCGGTGACCAGGTGCTGGACTGCGAAATCATCGGTCTCAAGGCTGGCCGCACGACCCGTGGTCATCGCTTCCACTACAACCAGGAAATCGAGCTGAGAGCCCCGGCAGATTACGAGCAGGTACTGCAGGAGCAGGGCTACGTTATCGCCGACTTTGCCAAGCGCCGCGAACTGATCCGCAGCCAGCTGCTGAGCGAAGCCGCCAGGATCGGTGGCCAGGTTGTGATTGACCCTGCGCTGCTGGACGAAGTCACGGCCCTCAACGAGTGGCCCGTAGCCCTGACCGGTCGCTTCGAGGAACGCTTCCTGGCGGTACCGTCCCAGGCGCTGATTTCGAGCATGGCGGACAACCAGAAGTACTTCCATCTGCTGGACGCGAAAGGGCAGCTGATGCCGTACTTCATTACCGTGGCCAACATCGAATCGAAAGATCCGCAGCAGATCATCCATGGCAACGAAAAGGTCATTCGACCGCGCCTGGCCGATGCCGCCTTTTTCTTCGAGAATGACAAGAAGACCACCCTGGCAGAGCGTTGCGACAAGCTCGAGTCCATCGTCTTCCAGAAGGACCTCGGCAGCCTGTATGCCAAGACAAAACGCGTCGCCCATCTGGCAGGCTTTATCGCCAGCTGTATCGGCAGTAACCCCGAGTGGGCAGAGCGCGCAGCCCTGCTGTCCAAGTGCGACCTGGTAACCGAAATGGTGCTGGAGTTCCCCGAACTGCAGGGCCTTATGGGCTATCACTATGCGCTCAACGACGGTGAGCCGATGGACGTAGCCCTGGCGCAGAACGAGCAGTACATGCCCAGGTTCGCCGGCGACGAACTGCCCGAAAGCCTCACAGGTGCGGCTGTGGCCATCGCCGACCGACTCGATACCCTGACGGGTCTGTTCGGTATCAATCAGCCGCCAACCGGCTCCAAAGACCCCTTTGCCCTGCGCCGCGCCACTGTCGGCGTATTGCGCATCATGGTTGAGAAGGAACTGGATCTGGATCTGAGCGAGCTGCTCAAGGTTGCCGCCGACGGCCACGCCAGCCTGCCGGCCCGTGACGGGCTCGAGGAGCGAGTACTGGACTTCATGCTGGACCGTCTGCGTGCCTGGTACGAAGATCGTGATATCGCGGTTGAGACCTTCCTGGCCGTGCACGCCCTCAGGCCGACCCGCCCACTGGACTTCGATCGCCGCGTACGTGCCGTTGCCCACTTCCGCACACTGCCCGAAGCCGATGCGCTGGCTGCGGGCAACAAGCGCGTCAGCAACATCCTCAGCAAGCAGGAGTCACAGGGTAACGCCGCTGTCTCCGAATCCCTGCTGCAGGAAGCCGCCGAGAAGGAGCTGTTCTCCCGCGTGCAGGCCATGCAGCTAGAACTGCAGCCGGCCTTCGACAGCGGTGATTATCAGACAGCGCTGGAGCAGCTGGCTGATCTGCGCGGGGTTGTCGATCGCTTCTTCGAAGAGGTGATGGTCAACGCCGACGACGAAGCCGTGCGCAACAATCGTCTGGCATTGCTGGCGCAGCTGCGCGGACTCTTCCTGGGCGTCGCTGATATCTCGGTCATCGGCAGCTAA